A genome region from Glycine max cultivar Williams 82 chromosome 5, Glycine_max_v4.0, whole genome shotgun sequence includes the following:
- the LOC100815410 gene encoding ABC transporter G family member 32 isoform X1 translates to MWNSAENAFARSPSFREEGEDEEALRWAALQRLPTYKRARRGIFKNVIGDMKEIDVRDLQAQEQRLLLQRLVDCVDNDPERFFQRMRSRFDAVALEFPKIEVRFQNLTVETYVHVGSRALPTIPNFICNMTEALLRQLRIYRRKRSKLTILADISGIIRPSRLTLLLGPPSSGKTTLLLALAGRLGPGLQMSGDITYNGHSLKEFVPQRTSAYVSQQDWHVAEMTVRETLQFAGRCQGVGFKFDMLLELARREKNAGIKPDEDLDLFMKSLALGGQETNLVVEYIMKILGLDICGDTLVGDEMLKGISGGQKKRLTTGELLIGPARVLFMDEISTGLDSSTTYQIIRYLKHSTRALDATTIVSLLQPAPETYELFDDVILLCEGQIVYQGPREAAVDFFKQMGFSCPERKNVADFLQEVTSKKDQEQYWSILDRPYRYVPVGKFAEAFSLYREGRILSEKLNIPFDRRYNHPAALATLSYGAKRLELLKTNYQWQKLLMKRNSFIYVFKFVQLLLVALITMSVFFRTTMHHNTIDDGGLYLGALYFSMVIILFNGFTEVSMLVAKLPVLYKHRDLHFYPSWAYTLPSWFLSIPTSLIEAGCWVAVSYYASGYDPAFTRFLRQFLLFFFLHQMSIGLFRLIGSLGRNMIVSNTFGSFAMLVVMALGGYIISRDRIPVWWVWGFWISPLMYAQNSASVNEFLGHSWDKKAGNQTTYSLGEAVLKERSLYAESYWYWIGLGAMVGYTILFNILFTIFLANLNPLGRQQAVVSKDELQEREKRRKGESVVIELREYLQRSASSGKHFKQRGMVLPFQPLAMAFSNINYYVDVPLELKQQGIVEDKLQLLVNVTGAFRPGVLTALVGVSGAGKTTLMDVLAGRKTGGVIEGSVYISGYPKRQDSFARISGYCEQTDVHSPCLTVWESLLFSAWLRLSSDVDLETQKAFVEEVMELVELTPLSGALVGLPGIDGLSTEQRKRLTIAVELVANPSIVFMDEPTSGLDARAAAIVMRTVRNIVNTGRTIVCTIHQPSIDIFESFDELLFMKRGGELIYAGPLGPKSCELISYFEAIEGVPKIRSGYNPATWMLEATSSVEENRLGVDFAEIYRKSSLYQYNLELVERLSKPSGNSKELHFPTKYCRSSFEQFLTCLWKQNLCYWRNPQYTAVRFFYTVIISLMLGSICWRFGAKRETQQDLFNAMGSMYSAILFIGITNGTAVQPVVSVERFVSYRERAAGMYSALSFAFAQVVIEFPYVFAQAIIYSSIFYSMASFVWTFDRFIWYLFFMYFTMLYFTFYGMMTTAVTPNHNVAAIIAAPFYMLWNLFSGFMIPHKRIPIWWRWYYWANPVAWSLYGLLTSQYGGDTHLVKLSNGNSMTIREVLKHVFGYRHDFLCVTAVMVAGFCIFFAIIFAFAIKSFNFQRR, encoded by the exons ATGTGGAACTCCGCCGAGAACGCCTTCGCCAGATCGCCGTCTTTCAGGGAGGAAGGGGAGGATGAGGAGGCGCTGCGCTGGGCGGCGCTCCAGAGGCTCCCGACGTATAAGCGAGCGCGCCGTGGAATCTTCAAGAATGTCATTGGCGACATGAAAGAGATCGACGTCAGAGATCTCCAGGCGCAGGAGCAGCGCCTTCTTCTTCAAAGGCTCGTTGACTGTGTCGACAACGATCCTGAGAGGTTCTTCCAACGCATGAGAAGCCGATTTGACGc AGTAGCTTTGGAGTTTCCGAAGATCGAAGTTCGATTTCAGAACTTGACCGTTGAGACTTACGTACATGTCGGTAGCAGAGCTCTGCCTACGATTCCCAATTTCATTTGCAATATGACTGAG GCTCTTTTAAGACAGTTGCGGATATACAGAAGGAAGAGAAGCAAATTGACAATTCTTGCAGACATCAGTGGGATTATTAGACCTTCAAG GCTAACGTTGCTATTGGGTCCACCAAGCTCTGGAAAAACAACACTACTATTGGCTCTTGCTGGTAGGCTAGGACCTGGTTTGCAG ATGTCAGGGGACATTACATACAATGGACATAGTCTGAAAGAATTCGTTCCTCAGAGAACCTCTGCTTATGTTAGCCAACAAGATTGGCATGTGGCAGAGATGACCGTAAGAGAAACTCTCCAGTTTGCTGGTCGCTGTCAAGGCGTTGGATTTAAATTTG ATATGTTGCTGGAACTtgcaagaagagaaaagaatgcTGGAATTAAACCAGATGAAGATCTTGATCTATTCATGAAG TCATTAGCTCTCGGGGGACAGGAAACAAATCTTGTGGTGGAGTACATCATGAAG ATATTAGGTTTGGACATATGTGGTGACACATTGGTGGGAGATGAAATGCTCAAGGGCATCTCAGGGGGGCAAAAGAAGCGGCTTACAACAG GTGAATTATTAATTGGTCCTGCTAGAGTGCTGTTCATGGATGAGATATCAACTGGTCTTGATAGTTCAACAACTTATCAAATTATCAGATATCTTAAGCATTCAACCCGTGCACTTGATGCGACCACAATAGTATCTCTTCTTCAACCAGCTCCAGAGACCTATGAATTGTTTGATGATGTTATTCTTTTGTGCGAGGGTCAGATTGTATATCAGGGCCCCCGTGAAGCTGCTGTTGATTTTTTCAAACAAATGGGATTCAGTTGTCCTGAGCGAAAAAATGTAGCAGATTTCTTACAAGAA GTTACGTCAAAGAAGGACCAAGAGCAGTACTGGTCCATTCTCGATCGCCCTTACCGATACGTACCTGTTGGGAAGTTCGCGGAAGCATTTTCCTTGTATCGTGAGGGAAGGATTTTGTCTGAGAAGCTAAACATACCTTTCGATAGACGCTATAATCATCCAGCCGCCTTGGCAACTCTTAGCTATGGCGCGAAAAGGCTCGAACTTCTCAAGACTAATTACCAGTGGCAGAAGCTTCTTATGAAGCggaattcatttatttatgtttttaaatttgttcaG CTGCTTTTGGTTGCGTTGATTACAATGAGTGTTTTCTTCCGAACAACGATGCACCATAATACAATTGACGATGGAGGCTTATATCTTGGAGCATTGTACTTCTCTATGGTTATTATTCTTTTCAATGGTTTTACCGAGGTGTCAATGTTAGTTGCAAAGCTTCCAGTTCTTTACAAGCACAGAGATTTGCACTTCTATCCTAGCTGGGCGTATACACTCCCATCTTGGTTCCTTAGTATCCCAACTTCCCTGATAGAGGCAGGATGCTGGGTTGCGGTCTCATACTATGCAAGTGGATATGATCCTGCATTTACTAG ATTTTTGCGGCAGTTcttgctttttttctttctgcacCAGATGTCTATAGGTCTGTTTCGTTTGATAGGATCCTTGGGCCGGAATATGATAGTATCCAATACCTTTGGATCCTTTGCCATGTTGGTTGTAATGGCTCTTGGTGGATATATAATTTCAAGAG ACCGTATACCTGTTtggtgggtatggggtttttgGATTTCTCCTTTGATGTATGCACAAAATTCAGCTTCTGTGAACGAGTTCCTTGGACATTCTTGGGATAAG AAAGCTGGAAATCAGACCACCTATTCATTGGGTGAGGCAGTATTAAAAGAGCGAAGTTTGTATGCAGAAAGTTATTGGTATTGGATTGGTCTTGGGGCAATGGTTGGATACACAATTTTGTTCAACATTCTATTTACAATCTTCTTGGCTAACCTTAATC CCTTGGGAAGACAACAAGCTGTAGTTTCAAAGGATGAGCtgcaagaaagagaaaagagacgAAAAGGGGAAAGTGTTGTTATTGAGCTGAGAGAGTACTTGCAGCGTTCGGCTTCAAGTG GAAAGCATTTTAAGCAAAGAGGAATGGTTCTCCCATTTCAACCACTTGCCATGGCTTTCAGCAATATCAATTACTATGTGGATGTCCCTTTG GAATTGAAACAACAAGGGATAGTAGAGGACAAGCTACAGCTTCTTGTTAATGTTACGGGAGCCTTTAGGCCTGGTGTGTTGACAGCATTGGTTGGAGTAAGTGGTGCCGGAAAAACAACGCTGATGGATGTGTTAGCTGGAAGAAAAACTGGTGGAGTCATAGAAGGGAGTGTATATATATCTGGTTATCCCAAAAGGCAAGACTCTTTTGCAAGAATTTCTGGTTACTGTGAGCAAACTGACGTTCATTCACCTTGTTTGACTGTCTGGGAATCCTTACTGTTCTCTGCTTGGCTTCGATTATCTTCAGATGTTGACTTGGAGACACAAAAG GCCTTCGTTGAGGAGGTCATGGAGCTTGTGGAGCTCACTCCGTTAAGTGGAGCACTAGTGGGTCTACCTGGAATTGATGGTCTGTCAACTGAACAACGAAAAAGATTGACTATAGCTGTTGAATTGGTTGCCAATCCTTCTATAGTTTTCATGGATGAACCCACTTCTGGATTGGATGCCCGGGCTGCAGCAATTGTGATGAGAACTGTGAGGAATATAGTGAATACTGGGCGAACAATTGTGTGCACGATCCATCAGCCTAGCATAGACATATTTGAATCCTTTGATGAG CTTCTGTTTATGAAAAGGGGAGGAGAGCTCATTTATGCTGGTCCACTTGGCCCTAAATCTTGTGAACTTATTAGTTATTTCGAG GCAATCGAAGGAGTTCCAAAGATCAGGTCTGGATATAACCCTGCTACGTGGATGCTGGAGGCTACTTCTTCAGTTGAAGAAAACAGACTGGGAGTGGACTTTGCAGAAATCTACCGAAAATCAAGTTTATATCA ATATAACCTAGAGTTGGTTGAAAGGTTGAGCAAGCCTAGTGGTAATTCAAAAGAATTGCATTTTCCAACAAAGTATTGCCGGTCATCTTTTGAGCAGTTCCTAACTTGTCTATGGAAGCAAAATCTTTGTTACTGGCGTAACCCTCAGTACACTGCTGTTCGCTTTTTTTACACTGTCATAATCTCATTGATGCTCGGGTCGATATGCTGGAGATTTGGTGCTAAAAG GGAGACGCAGCAAGATCTATTCAATGCCATGGGATCGATGTATTCTGCAATCCTCTTCATTGGTATAACAAATGGCACAGCTGTCCAGCCTGTTGTTTCCGTGGAAAGATTTGTTTCTTATAGAGAAAGAGCTGCAGGGATGTATTCAGCTTTATCATTTGCATTTGCTCAG GTTGTGATTGAGTTCCCTTATGTGTTCGCACAGGCTATTATATACTCTTCAATATTCTATTCCATGGCTTCCTTTGTCTGGACTTTCGATAGGTTCATTTGGTACTTATTCTTCATGTATTTTACGATGTTATATTTTACCTTCTATGGAATGATGACAACGGCTGTCACACCAAATCATAACGTTGCTGCCATCATTGCTGCTCCATTTTATATGTTGTGGAACCTTTTCAGTGGTTTTATGATTCCTCACAAG AGAATCCCTATTTGGTGGAGATGGTATTACTGGGCAAACCCTGTAGCCTGGAGTCTGTATGGTCTCCTAACTTCACAGTATGGTGGTGATACTCATTTAGTGAAGCTCTCTAATGGAAACTCGATGACTATAAGAGAGGTACTCAAACACGTGTTTGGGTACAGGCATGATTTCTTGTGCGTTACTGCTGTTATGGTGGCTGGCTTCTGCATATTTTTTGCAATTATATTTGCCTTTGCAATTAAATCCTTCAATTTCCAAAGGAGATGA
- the LOC100815410 gene encoding ABC transporter G family member 32 isoform X2 has product MWNSAENAFARSPSFREEGEDEEALRWAALQRLPTYKRARRGIFKNVIGDMKEIDVRDLQAQEQRLLLQRLVDCVDNDPERFFQRMRSRFDAVALEFPKIEVRFQNLTVETYVHVGSRALPTIPNFICNMTEALLRQLRIYRRKRSKLTILADISGIIRPSRLTLLLGPPSSGKTTLLLALAGRLGPGLQMSGDITYNGHSLKEFVPQRTSAYVSQQDWHVAEMTVRETLQFAGRCQGVGFKFDMLLELARREKNAGIKPDEDLDLFMKSLALGGQETNLVVEYIMKILGLDICGDTLVGDEMLKGISGGQKKRLTTGELLIGPARVLFMDEISTGLDSSTTYQIIRYLKHSTRALDATTIVSLLQPAPETYELFDDVILLCEGQIVYQGPREAAVDFFKQMGFSCPERKNVADFLQEVTSKKDQEQYWSILDRPYRYVPVGKFAEAFSLYREGRILSEKLNIPFDRRYNHPAALATLSYGAKRLELLKTNYQWQKLLMKRNSFIYVFKFVQLLLVALITMSVFFRTTMHHNTIDDGGLYLGALYFSMVIILFNGFTEVSMLVAKLPVLYKHRDLHFYPSWAYTLPSWFLSIPTSLIEAGCWVAVSYYASGYDPAFTRFLRQFLLFFFLHQMSIGLFRLIGSLGRNMIVSNTFGSFAMLVVMALGGYIISRDRIPVWWVWGFWISPLMYAQNSASVNEFLGHSWDKKAGNQTTYSLGEAVLKERSLYAESYWYWIGLGAMVGYTILFNILFTIFLANLNPLGRQQAVVSKDELQEREKRRKGESVVIELREYLQRSASSGKHFKQRGMVLPFQPLAMAFSNINYYVDVPLELKQQGIVEDKLQLLVNVTGAFRPGVLTALVGVSGAGKTTLMDVLAGRKTGGVIEGSVYISGYPKRQDSFARISGYCEQTDVHSPCLTVWESLLFSAWLRLSSDVDLETQKAFVEEVMELVELTPLSGALVGLPGIDGLSTEQRKRLTIAVELVANPSIVFMDEPTSGLDARAAAIVMRTVRNIVNTGRTIVCTIHQPSIDIFESFDELLFMKRGGELIYAGPLGPKSCELISYFEAIEGVPKIRSGYNPATWMLEATSSVEENRLGVDFAEIYRKSSLYQYNLELVERLSKPSGNSKELHFPTKYCRSSFEQFLTCLWKQNLCYWRNPQYTAVRFFYTVIISLMLGSICWRFGAKSIFAGRRSKIYSMPWDRCILQSSSLV; this is encoded by the exons ATGTGGAACTCCGCCGAGAACGCCTTCGCCAGATCGCCGTCTTTCAGGGAGGAAGGGGAGGATGAGGAGGCGCTGCGCTGGGCGGCGCTCCAGAGGCTCCCGACGTATAAGCGAGCGCGCCGTGGAATCTTCAAGAATGTCATTGGCGACATGAAAGAGATCGACGTCAGAGATCTCCAGGCGCAGGAGCAGCGCCTTCTTCTTCAAAGGCTCGTTGACTGTGTCGACAACGATCCTGAGAGGTTCTTCCAACGCATGAGAAGCCGATTTGACGc AGTAGCTTTGGAGTTTCCGAAGATCGAAGTTCGATTTCAGAACTTGACCGTTGAGACTTACGTACATGTCGGTAGCAGAGCTCTGCCTACGATTCCCAATTTCATTTGCAATATGACTGAG GCTCTTTTAAGACAGTTGCGGATATACAGAAGGAAGAGAAGCAAATTGACAATTCTTGCAGACATCAGTGGGATTATTAGACCTTCAAG GCTAACGTTGCTATTGGGTCCACCAAGCTCTGGAAAAACAACACTACTATTGGCTCTTGCTGGTAGGCTAGGACCTGGTTTGCAG ATGTCAGGGGACATTACATACAATGGACATAGTCTGAAAGAATTCGTTCCTCAGAGAACCTCTGCTTATGTTAGCCAACAAGATTGGCATGTGGCAGAGATGACCGTAAGAGAAACTCTCCAGTTTGCTGGTCGCTGTCAAGGCGTTGGATTTAAATTTG ATATGTTGCTGGAACTtgcaagaagagaaaagaatgcTGGAATTAAACCAGATGAAGATCTTGATCTATTCATGAAG TCATTAGCTCTCGGGGGACAGGAAACAAATCTTGTGGTGGAGTACATCATGAAG ATATTAGGTTTGGACATATGTGGTGACACATTGGTGGGAGATGAAATGCTCAAGGGCATCTCAGGGGGGCAAAAGAAGCGGCTTACAACAG GTGAATTATTAATTGGTCCTGCTAGAGTGCTGTTCATGGATGAGATATCAACTGGTCTTGATAGTTCAACAACTTATCAAATTATCAGATATCTTAAGCATTCAACCCGTGCACTTGATGCGACCACAATAGTATCTCTTCTTCAACCAGCTCCAGAGACCTATGAATTGTTTGATGATGTTATTCTTTTGTGCGAGGGTCAGATTGTATATCAGGGCCCCCGTGAAGCTGCTGTTGATTTTTTCAAACAAATGGGATTCAGTTGTCCTGAGCGAAAAAATGTAGCAGATTTCTTACAAGAA GTTACGTCAAAGAAGGACCAAGAGCAGTACTGGTCCATTCTCGATCGCCCTTACCGATACGTACCTGTTGGGAAGTTCGCGGAAGCATTTTCCTTGTATCGTGAGGGAAGGATTTTGTCTGAGAAGCTAAACATACCTTTCGATAGACGCTATAATCATCCAGCCGCCTTGGCAACTCTTAGCTATGGCGCGAAAAGGCTCGAACTTCTCAAGACTAATTACCAGTGGCAGAAGCTTCTTATGAAGCggaattcatttatttatgtttttaaatttgttcaG CTGCTTTTGGTTGCGTTGATTACAATGAGTGTTTTCTTCCGAACAACGATGCACCATAATACAATTGACGATGGAGGCTTATATCTTGGAGCATTGTACTTCTCTATGGTTATTATTCTTTTCAATGGTTTTACCGAGGTGTCAATGTTAGTTGCAAAGCTTCCAGTTCTTTACAAGCACAGAGATTTGCACTTCTATCCTAGCTGGGCGTATACACTCCCATCTTGGTTCCTTAGTATCCCAACTTCCCTGATAGAGGCAGGATGCTGGGTTGCGGTCTCATACTATGCAAGTGGATATGATCCTGCATTTACTAG ATTTTTGCGGCAGTTcttgctttttttctttctgcacCAGATGTCTATAGGTCTGTTTCGTTTGATAGGATCCTTGGGCCGGAATATGATAGTATCCAATACCTTTGGATCCTTTGCCATGTTGGTTGTAATGGCTCTTGGTGGATATATAATTTCAAGAG ACCGTATACCTGTTtggtgggtatggggtttttgGATTTCTCCTTTGATGTATGCACAAAATTCAGCTTCTGTGAACGAGTTCCTTGGACATTCTTGGGATAAG AAAGCTGGAAATCAGACCACCTATTCATTGGGTGAGGCAGTATTAAAAGAGCGAAGTTTGTATGCAGAAAGTTATTGGTATTGGATTGGTCTTGGGGCAATGGTTGGATACACAATTTTGTTCAACATTCTATTTACAATCTTCTTGGCTAACCTTAATC CCTTGGGAAGACAACAAGCTGTAGTTTCAAAGGATGAGCtgcaagaaagagaaaagagacgAAAAGGGGAAAGTGTTGTTATTGAGCTGAGAGAGTACTTGCAGCGTTCGGCTTCAAGTG GAAAGCATTTTAAGCAAAGAGGAATGGTTCTCCCATTTCAACCACTTGCCATGGCTTTCAGCAATATCAATTACTATGTGGATGTCCCTTTG GAATTGAAACAACAAGGGATAGTAGAGGACAAGCTACAGCTTCTTGTTAATGTTACGGGAGCCTTTAGGCCTGGTGTGTTGACAGCATTGGTTGGAGTAAGTGGTGCCGGAAAAACAACGCTGATGGATGTGTTAGCTGGAAGAAAAACTGGTGGAGTCATAGAAGGGAGTGTATATATATCTGGTTATCCCAAAAGGCAAGACTCTTTTGCAAGAATTTCTGGTTACTGTGAGCAAACTGACGTTCATTCACCTTGTTTGACTGTCTGGGAATCCTTACTGTTCTCTGCTTGGCTTCGATTATCTTCAGATGTTGACTTGGAGACACAAAAG GCCTTCGTTGAGGAGGTCATGGAGCTTGTGGAGCTCACTCCGTTAAGTGGAGCACTAGTGGGTCTACCTGGAATTGATGGTCTGTCAACTGAACAACGAAAAAGATTGACTATAGCTGTTGAATTGGTTGCCAATCCTTCTATAGTTTTCATGGATGAACCCACTTCTGGATTGGATGCCCGGGCTGCAGCAATTGTGATGAGAACTGTGAGGAATATAGTGAATACTGGGCGAACAATTGTGTGCACGATCCATCAGCCTAGCATAGACATATTTGAATCCTTTGATGAG CTTCTGTTTATGAAAAGGGGAGGAGAGCTCATTTATGCTGGTCCACTTGGCCCTAAATCTTGTGAACTTATTAGTTATTTCGAG GCAATCGAAGGAGTTCCAAAGATCAGGTCTGGATATAACCCTGCTACGTGGATGCTGGAGGCTACTTCTTCAGTTGAAGAAAACAGACTGGGAGTGGACTTTGCAGAAATCTACCGAAAATCAAGTTTATATCA ATATAACCTAGAGTTGGTTGAAAGGTTGAGCAAGCCTAGTGGTAATTCAAAAGAATTGCATTTTCCAACAAAGTATTGCCGGTCATCTTTTGAGCAGTTCCTAACTTGTCTATGGAAGCAAAATCTTTGTTACTGGCGTAACCCTCAGTACACTGCTGTTCGCTTTTTTTACACTGTCATAATCTCATTGATGCTCGGGTCGATATGCTGGAGATTTGGTGCTAAAAG TATTTTTGCAGGGAGACGCAGCAAGATCTATTCAATGCCATGGGATCGATGTATTCTGCAATCCTCTTCATTGGTATAA